Genomic DNA from Marnyiella aurantia:
ACAATATCCAATACATTTCGTATAAGTTTTGCACGTTCCGGACCGATGCTTTTCAGAAATTCAACAGGAGTATCTAAGGACAGCTGATTCATGGTGATTGACAGGACAATTTCCGAAAAAAAGAAAAGACTTCCAAAAAAATGGAAAGTCTTTCTTGTTAAGCGGTTTATCCTTTTGGCGGCAAAGGTATTAGTCCTTGATTTTCGATTTAAATTTTTTCTGATAGTTTTCCCACTCTTCGCGGGTCTTTATCTTCAGATGTTCATCATTGGCGAAAAAATAAATATAAGGTTCCAGTTCGCGGGCGGTAAGCGCACCCTGAAGCATTGTAATCGGATTACTTTGTTCATCCAGGAAAACGATACTCGGAACGGCGTTCACGTTCATGTACTGAGTAAGCTCATGCATCGCGTTGCGGCGTTTTTTATTCTGAAAATCAGGATTACTGAATACCCGTCCGTATATTTCGATTTTCTGATTTCCTTCTGCATCAAATTTTACCGGGTAATAATTCTGGTTCAGGTATTCCGCAATCTGGGGATGATTATAGGTCTTCTTCTCCATTACTTTACACGGGCCGCACCAGTCAGCATAAAAATCAATCAGGATTTTCTTAGGTGTGACCTTCTGAGCGGCCCTTGCTTCATCCAAAGTCATCCACTTGAGCTGGGCAGAAGCAGTGGTGAATATCAGGAGCAGTAGTATAGCGGTAAATTTCTTCATAAGTAGTTGGATTTGTAATTGTGGTAAATGTTAAATCAATTATCTCACGTCCTGCATCAGCTTTTTTACGAGTGGCGAAATCGCAATTAGAACAAGACCTGCAATAACGGCATATATTCCCAACTGTCGGTAACCTTCGGTGTAAGTAAGCATGGCATCCATATTTGTAGAACCCTCCTGGGCGGTGGCCATACCGGCGCCAATTATTCCTGCTACATACTGTCCGTAGGCGGAAGCCAGGAACCAGAGTCCCATCA
This window encodes:
- a CDS encoding thioredoxin family protein, whose translation is MKKFTAILLLLIFTTASAQLKWMTLDEARAAQKVTPKKILIDFYADWCGPCKVMEKKTYNHPQIAEYLNQNYYPVKFDAEGNQKIEIYGRVFSNPDFQNKKRRNAMHELTQYMNVNAVPSIVFLDEQSNPITMLQGALTARELEPYIYFFANDEHLKIKTREEWENYQKKFKSKIKD